Genomic window (Megamonas funiformis):
CATCACAAGCTGCTAATTCATCAGCGCAACGTTTTAATTCTTTTACGATTAATTCTGGATTTTTGATGTCATGTTTATATTTCATTTGATGTTCTAGACTAGCCCAGCTATCCATAGCAATGGTGCGAACTTGAATTTCAGCAAAAAATTTACCAGGGTTATTGCCTAGAATATCTTCATAGGGAGCAGTGATTTCAACTATTAAATGATAACTTCTATAACCATTTGGTTTTACATTTTTTATATAATCTTTTTCTTTGATTATTTTTAAATTAGGAAGAGATTTTAAATAATCAATGTTTTTGTAGATATCATCAATAAAGCGACAGATGATACGAATACCGATGGCATCTTGAATATCATGTAGAGCAGAATAAGTTGTCTGCGGTAGATTTTTGCGAGTGCATTTTTCAAGCATGCTATCTTTATTTTTTACACGATAAATCAAGTGTTCATAGGCCTTTTCGCCACTTTTTTGCACTTCCATATCATTATAAGTTTTTATCTGTGAAATTATATTATCTAAAATTATATTGAGAGTTGGTTCATATTTTCCGTAAATATTAAAGTGGGTCATGACTATCACCTGCTTTGAATTTATCAATTTGATTATTTAGAGAAAATGCCCCCTAAATAGAAAGCAAAATATTTGCTTTGCTATAAGGGAGCATTTCTAAATAAATATTTTGTTCCGTTGTAAATTAACTATTGAAACTTATTTTAAAGCTTCAGCTAATTTAGCATTTGTTTCACGTGCGGAGCCAACACTTGCGTCGAACATAGCTTGTTCTTTTTCGTTGAGGTCAAGAACAGTAATTTCTTTGATACCGCCTTTACCAAGAACAGCAGGAACACCAGCGCAAACGTCATGTTCGCCATATTCGCCATCGAGGTAGCAAATGCTGGAGATTGTAAGACCGCTGTCTTTAGCGATTGCTTCTGCCATAGTAGCAGCAGTTGTACCAGGAGCGTACCAAGCGGAAGTACCGAGTAAGCTTGTTAAAGTACCGCCACCTACTTGAGTAGCATGTTCGATTTCAGCAAGTTTTTCTTCAGAAAGGAGTTCAGTAACAGGTCTGCCTTTATAAGATGCAAAACGAGTAAGAGGAACCATAAGGTCACCATGAGCACCGATTACCATAGCGTTGATATCACGAACTGGGCAACCAATAGCTTGAGCTAAATAGTATTCAAAACGGCTACCATCTAAGAGACCGCTCATACCGATTACACGGTTACGTGGAAGACCACTGTCTTTAAGTGCAAGGTAAGTAAGAGTGTCTACAGGGTTGGAAACGATGATGAATACTGCTTCTGGAGAATGTTTTAAAGCCTGGTCCATAACACCTTTAACGATTTTGGAGTTAACACCGATAAGGTCTGTACGGCTCATACCAGGTTTACGAGGAATACCGGAAGTAATAACTACAACATCGGAGTTTTCTGTTGCTTTGTAAGCTTCGTCAGCTTTAGAAGCATCATCCATAGGTGCAGTTACACCGATGATTTTAGTGTCGATGTGCATCATCTGTGCAGTCTGCATCATATCCATAGCTTTACCTTCGGATACGCCAGGTTTAACATCGAGAAGTACAACTTCTGTTGCAAAATTTTTGAGTGCGAGTACGTTAGCGCAAGTAGCACCTACGTTACCTGCTCCGATAACTGAAATTTTCATAATATGAACATCTCCCTATAATGTGAAAATCTATTCATCTTTAGTTTAACTAGATAAAGTTAAAATGTCAATAAAAATAGGATAAATATTTGTAATTCTATAATAAATTATTACTATTTATACTACTTATTATTTATAGTAATATATAGTTTATTTAGAAGTTATAATTTATTTGAACTTCTAAACTAAAGGCTCTAAGTAAAAAAAACTAGAGCCTTTACCTTAGAATTTATTAAACTGTATAGTAATTTACAAGTTTAGCATCAAAAATACCATCTAAATTTATAATTTGTTGCATAACTGTATCAGGAATTTCGTTATCAATAGTTAAA
Coding sequences:
- a CDS encoding GTP pyrophosphokinase; translated protein: MTHFNIYGKYEPTLNIILDNIISQIKTYNDMEVQKSGEKAYEHLIYRVKNKDSMLEKCTRKNLPQTTYSALHDIQDAIGIRIICRFIDDIYKNIDYLKSLPNLKIIKEKDYIKNVKPNGYRSYHLIVEITAPYEDILGNNPGKFFAEIQVRTIAMDSWASLEHQMKYKHDIKNPELIVKELKRCADELAACDVSMQTIRNLINAEN
- a CDS encoding malate dehydrogenase, which translates into the protein MKISVIGAGNVGATCANVLALKNFATEVVLLDVKPGVSEGKAMDMMQTAQMMHIDTKIIGVTAPMDDASKADEAYKATENSDVVVITSGIPRKPGMSRTDLIGVNSKIVKGVMDQALKHSPEAVFIIVSNPVDTLTYLALKDSGLPRNRVIGMSGLLDGSRFEYYLAQAIGCPVRDINAMVIGAHGDLMVPLTRFASYKGRPVTELLSEEKLAEIEHATQVGGGTLTSLLGTSAWYAPGTTAATMAEAIAKDSGLTISSICYLDGEYGEHDVCAGVPAVLGKGGIKEITVLDLNEKEQAMFDASVGSARETNAKLAEALK